One region of Deinococcus planocerae genomic DNA includes:
- a CDS encoding alanine--glyoxylate aminotransferase family protein produces the protein MFEDTHEGHILLTPGPTPIHPRAQRALTRPMLGHMDPEVFALNREIQADLRVMYGTAPQTFTALLAGTGSLGMEAGFANLVEAGDEVLVCANGSFGYRMAEMAARHGARVRLVTAPLGEAIDPADVAARLGGVGMVAVVHGETSTGVLNPVPEIARLVRESGALLTVDAVTTAGMEPFHMAEWGVDYAYTGAQKCLSAPPGLAPVAISERAFARFHARRTPTPLWYCDLEGLRDYWERHTYHHTVPVNLHYAFHAALGAALEEGLETRQARVRRLGQAVVSALSPLGFTHYVQDPAARLPTVLALRLPPGFDDAGVRAALRAREISVTGGLGPTAGLIWRLGLMGEAARPAPYRALMLALEDLLGERGLAGRFGEALGAVPALG, from the coding sequence ATGTTCGAGGACACCCACGAAGGCCATATCCTGCTCACGCCCGGCCCCACGCCGATCCACCCCCGGGCGCAGCGGGCGCTGACGCGCCCCATGCTCGGGCACATGGACCCTGAGGTCTTCGCGCTCAACCGCGAAATCCAGGCGGACCTGCGGGTGATGTACGGCACCGCACCGCAGACCTTCACCGCGCTGCTCGCGGGCACCGGCAGCCTGGGGATGGAGGCGGGCTTCGCGAACCTCGTCGAGGCCGGGGACGAGGTGCTCGTGTGCGCCAACGGCTCTTTCGGGTACCGGATGGCCGAGATGGCCGCCCGCCACGGGGCGCGGGTGCGGCTGGTGACCGCCCCCCTCGGCGAGGCCATCGACCCGGCGGACGTGGCCGCGCGGCTGGGCGGGGTGGGCATGGTCGCGGTCGTGCACGGCGAGACGAGCACGGGAGTGCTCAACCCGGTTCCCGAGATCGCCCGCCTGGTGCGGGAGAGCGGGGCGCTCCTGACCGTGGACGCCGTGACCACCGCCGGGATGGAGCCCTTCCACATGGCGGAGTGGGGGGTGGACTACGCCTACACCGGCGCGCAAAAGTGCCTCTCGGCCCCCCCCGGCCTCGCCCCCGTCGCAATCAGCGAGCGCGCCTTCGCCCGCTTTCACGCCCGGCGCACCCCCACGCCGCTGTGGTACTGCGACCTGGAGGGCCTGCGCGACTACTGGGAGCGGCACACCTACCACCACACCGTCCCCGTCAACCTCCACTACGCCTTCCACGCCGCCCTCGGGGCCGCCCTGGAGGAGGGCCTGGAGACCCGGCAGGCCCGCGTGCGGCGGCTCGGCCAGGCGGTCGTCAGCGCCCTTTCCCCCCTGGGCTTCACCCACTACGTCCAGGACCCGGCGGCCCGGCTCCCCACCGTCCTCGCCCTGCGGCTGCCACCCGGCTTCGACGACGCGGGCGTGCGCGCGGCCCTGAGGGCACGCGAGATCAGTGTCACCGGCGGCCTGGGCCCCACCGCGGGCCTCATCTGGCGCCTCGGCCTGATGGGGGAGGCCGCCCGCCCCGCCCCCTACCGCGCCCTGATGCTCGCCCTGGAGGATCTGCTGGGAGAGCGCGGCCTCGCAGG